The sequence below is a genomic window from Nostoc flagelliforme CCNUN1.
ACAGAAGCCAATCATATTGAATTAATTCGAGGAGAACTGATTCAAATGACAGCAAAGGGAACACCTCATACAGTTTGTAGTTCTATCCTGTGCCGTCAATTGGATCGTCTTCTAGGCGATGAAGTAGTCATTCGTGGACAAGATCCGATCACTGTTCCTAATCAGAGTGAACCTGAACCGGATGTTGTAATTGCAATCGGAAGAGATGAAGATTATCTTGCTCATCATCCCTATCCCGAAGATATTTTGTTAGTAATTGAAATTTCGGATAAAACCATAGATTACGACCAAACAATCAAGTTGTCATTGTATGCAGAAGCTGGAATTTCTCATTACTGGATTGTGAATTTACCAGATCGTCAACTTGAGCGTCATAGCCAGCCATATCAAAATGCTCAAAATAAGTTTAGCTATCTCAGCAAGCAGATTTCTCTATCTAACCAGTCAGTAGCGATTCCTGGATTTGAAGATGCATTATTAGACTTGAATCGGTTGTTTCCAAAGGATGCTAGTGAATGATAGCTATTTTAACTAATCCTGAAAACAGATAAATTTTTCAATCTGCTTGTTTTTCTGGCTCAGTGTCTTCATTATTAATTACAAACTAAATTCCACTGCGCCATCCTCATCCTCATCTGCATCCCTACCCATAGCAGTAGGTTTAAATTTGGAACCATGAATTAATTCACCAAATGCAATTCCTGGATTTTGGTGAAGAATATTCAGCACACTCATAAAATCTCGCACAATTTCCCCTGGTGTCAGTAATGCTTCTGCACCCAAGCGATTAATAATTTCTTGCACAAACTCCTTCAACTCACGATTTGTCAAAGTCTGTTCATAGGCGAAATTCAGTGCATGAATCTCAGCTAAACGTTGCAAAAGCGTCAGTATTTCTGCTTCACTCAACGGATTCAACCGAATCACTGGCCCTAAGTGTTCTTGAACATTAGCTTGTGCAGCAAAACGACTTTCCTTTGTACGTCTTTGCCAAGCTTGGTCTGCAAAAAGTCCCCGTTTGGGGTCTTCTAAAAACTTAGTTGTTCCACCAACAACAATACCAAGATGTTCTGCTTTGCACTGCATGGTATCGTTAAACATTGCCAGGAGTCGATTATAATTCTTTTCGCGCGTAACCGTAGTAGATATTTGATATAAATGCACGGCTTCATCAACTAAAATTAACAATCCTTTATAGCCAATTTCAGATACAAATTTTGCAAACAGTTTAATATAGTCATACCAACTATCATCATCAATAATAACGCGCACTCCTAAAGCTACTTTCGCCTCAACTTTAGTAGTAAATTCTCCCCGCAACCAGCGCATTGCCGCATTTTTTAGATTATCATCATCCAATCGGTAGCCACGCCAATAAGCAATAATTACACTACCAAAATCAAAACCGTGAACTAAGCCTTCAATATACTGAACTACTTCTCTAATTTTCGATTCAACATGGTCATCAAAACCATCGTCATTCGGACGCATTTCAGTTTCTTTAACCACTTCTTGTTGAATTTTATTAATCCATCCTTCTAAAATCGAGACTAAAGCACCACCATCAGGACGAGTTTTTGTAGCTAGGTGGCTCATTAATTCTCGATAAGTAGCTACACCTTCATTGCTGCTTCCAGCTAATCGACGTTCAGGGGATAAATCAGCATCAGCTACTACAAAACCTAGCTCTATAGCATGGTTGCGTATTAGTTGCAATAAAAAACTTTTGCCAGAACCGTAGTTACCAATTATGAAGCGAAATGCTGCTACACCTTCTGCAATATCATCGAGATTTTGTAATAGGCTTTTTAGTTCTTTTTCTCGCCCTACTGCTATATATTCAACTCCCACTCTTGGTACTACGCCCGCACCAAGGGAATTGATTAAAGCAGTGGAGATTTTTTTCGAGATTTTGAGCTTTGCCATGTATTACACTTCACTTTATTCTAAACGCAGAAGCACGCAATAAGTAGGTAAGATATTCACCTTACTACCTTATGACGGCAATAATAATTTAATTTGATGAAGGATGTCTAGCCATGAGGTCTTCATACATTGCAATCATTTTTTTGACATCCTTCATATATTCAGGGTAAACTTCTGGGCTTTGGGAATTTGAATCAATTATTAATTCACCAATAGTATCATTTGCTCGTTCATTTATAGAATCGATTAATAGATTTGGCATAGTAATGTTTGCTTCGGCAATTTTTTTAATAGCAGCATTAGGATTATCTTGTTCGACTATAGCTTTTAATACTTGTAGTTCATATACTGGGATATTTTCTAAAAGTTTAGTCCATTCTTCAGGTAAATTTTCTGATGTCTCAGCTTCCGAAGTGCTTCTGATTGCTGTAGTTTCCATTATCTCAGAAAAAGGAAACAATTCATTATCATCTTCTTTGTAATTATCAGACAAATGTTCTGGATTGAATGTTTCTATTTGTTGGAGTAATTCCCATACTTGATTTTGTAATGAATCTCGTTCTTCTTGCAATAATGAAACTTGCTCTTGCAACTGCTGTAATTCGGCTTTGTGTTCTGCGAGTTGGGTTTGTGAAGAATTCAGGATAGCTTGGATATTTTCTCTTTCGGCTTTTACCGCTACTAGTAATTGATTTTTTTGGGTTGTCTCAACTTCTAGCTCTTGAATTGCAATTCGCAGTTCGTATAATTTTTCTTCTAATTGGGGTTTGAGTCTACCTAAAAGAGTTAAATTACTTTCAATTTCTTGTTTTTCTTGCTGGAGTTCGGAAATTTGACTTTGCAAATGGGTGATTTCACTACGAGATACATTACAATTCGACTCTAGACGGCGCTTTTCTGCTGTGAGGACAGAAAAAGCATTATTCAATTCTGTTTGATTTTTCTGTAAGTTATTAATTTCAGTTTGCAGGGTATTGATTTCTGTTTCTAACTGTTTTTTTTGTCCGGCAAATGTTCTTAATTCCCTATGTAAACTATCCCTTTGGTTCCGGCTTTCTGTGACTTGGTTTTGCAGTTGTTGTGACTCTGCATATAATAAATTATGATGTTCTTCGATTTGATTTATTTCTCTAACAACGCGAGCTTTCAATCCCTCCATTTCTTTAATTCGCTTGCGGATAGAACCTAAAATAAAGATTTCATAATTTCTGCGCCGCTTATCTACGAATAATGCTGCGGCATAGATAGTAACGGCAGTAATTAAACCTGTGAGAAAGGCTTTATTAAAATCCCAGTTTGGGACGAGGCTAAGACCGAAACTCACACTAAAGGCAACTATCCCTAGTATAAATCGATTGCTGATCATTACTGATTGCATATTGCTCGTTTTTAGCGTATTTAAATTCTCAGAAAAAGTAGCTCTCATACTAATTTGTAATTCGTAATGACGCTCGTGATGCTCGATGACTCGCTAACGCTGCGCTATCGCCCTTGGCGTCTCCCCTTGGGAGAAGACTCGCTAACGCTGCGCTAACGTAATTTGTAATTAAAAAACACATAGAGAAATATTTAATGCTAGGTGTTGGATGTTTTGTTATTTGCATGAAAAAGCGTTAAATCTGCTTTTAAAAAATCCACAAACTGCCGTGCTGTGCGTCCAGAACGGCCGTTGTGGCGAGTTGCCCATTGTAATGCTTGAAATTCTAAATCTTCTTGGGTAATATTAATTTCAGCTTGTGCCGCTAGATGGTGTACAATTTTTAAATAAGTTTTTTGATCGGCTGGTTCAAAGGTCAAGGTTAAACCAAAGCGATCGCTAAACGAAAGCTTCTCCTGCATCGTATCCCAAGCATGGATTTCCTCGTTATCCTTGGGTGTAGGTCTATCCACAAAAAACTCCCGAATCAGGTGGCGGCGATTGGAAGTAGCATACACAACTACATTTTGCGATCGCGCGGTTAAATTACCTTCTAAAACTACCTTGAGCGCTTTAAAGGCATCATCATCTTCTTCAAAGGAAAGATCATCAACAAAGATGATAAACTTTTGTGACACTCCTCGTAAATGTTCCACAATTTTTGGTAAGTCTTTTAAATCAGATTTTGCCACTTCCAATAAGCGGAGGCTGCCTTGGGCTTTGCCCTTGCCGGAGACATCGCTATATTCATTTAACAAAGATTTTACTAAAGAAGATTTACCAGAACCTCGACTACCGTAAAGTAATACATGCAGTGCCATCTCTCCTGATAATAAAAACTCTGTATTTTTCAGCAAAGCATCTTTTTGAGATTCATAACCTACAAGCGCACTCAGCTTAATCGGATCGGAATACCGAATACCGATAAATTGCCCAGCTTGCCAACGTAAAGCGCGATATTCTGCAAATAAACCAGAGCCACATTGCCGATAATAAGCCGCTAACTCTTCTACAGCATCACCCCAATTATCTAACTCTTGTAGATATGTAGCGAACTTTGTCTCTCCTCCTACCAATTCTTGCTCTTTATACCACACTACTGGCGAAATCGGCATGTGAGCTACGCCTTGTATCCACTCACTTAAAGAAGCGCTGCTACATTCATAGAGACTTTGCAATACTTGTAAATCATGCCGAACTGCTGCTAATAAAGCCGGGGGTAAATCCTCAAATTCTTGCACTTGGGCCAGCTTTGTAAAAGGATTATCAGAGAAGAGAAGTTGAGTAATTAAATAGTCTTCCCAATTTTGATTTTTAGCAGCCAAAGCGTGGAAGTAACTACCGTAGGCTTGGAGACAACCCCGGGCATCGGCATCAGTGTAACGTATAGCTTGCAACAGTTCCAGAAATGCCATCCCCACTTCGCCTTGCAGAACAGACTGGTACAGTAAAAGTGAGGCTGCTTGGCGCTGGAGATATTGAACCTTTGTATATGAGGAAGTACTTGCTATTGGCATCGCTTGATTATCCATCAATTAACTGTGTGGTATAGCTAAATAGCTATGGTAAATTGTCTGCTGACCCTGGCAGTAAAGTCAAAGTCTACATAGGTTTTAACAATGAATTTAAGTATAATTGCTGCTTTTGCCTACGGCATATTAGCGATTGTTGGTGGGATTATTGGCTACATTCAGGCTAGAAGTAAGGTTTCACTGTTAAGTGGTAGCATTAGCGGTTTATTACTAATACTTGCTGCTTTATTTCAACTCCAAGGGCAAACCTGGGGTTCGATTTTAGCAGTGATAGTTACTGCGGTTTTAGTAGTCGTGTTTACGTTGCGCCTAGTAAAAACACGCAAGTTTATCCCTGCGGGATTAATGACGATTTTGGGGATGTTGGCTTTGGGGGTGATGGTGAGTCAAATGGTGGCTTTAAGGTAGCATCAGTCTCCAAGCAATAACCACCCTTGTGTTTTTTGTCATTTATTAGGGCGTTTTTCTAGAGTCAGGAAAGTGATGATTTGCAGGAGCGACTCGACCAATCGGGTGTTTCTGCAATTCTATACTTAGTACAATATTGCGTAAAAGCATAGCATTTTTAATGTAAGCCGATGCATTAACAAGGCCGCCGCCGCATTAACAATGCAAGCCGACGCATTAACAAGGCCGCCGCCGCATTAACAATGCAAGCCGACGCATTAACAAGGCCGCCGCCGCATTAACAATGCAAGCCGACGCATTAACAAGGCCGCCGACGCATTAACAAGGCCGCCGACGCATTAACAATGCAAGCCGACGCATTAACAAGGCCGCCGGCGCATTAACAATGCATCCCAATGCATATTGTGGGGTATTGCCAAATTGAATTCGCTACGAATTAATGAAATGCTGTACTTAGCGCAAAATTTGGTCAATCATCCGGTTCGCCTGGGAAGCATAACCGCCGCCAAATAGATTGAAGTGATTCAAAATGTGATATAGGTTATAGAGCGTTTTTCTTTGCTCATAACCTGCATCTAAGGGAAAGACTTCGTTATAACCTTTGTAAAACGCTGCGGGGAATCCACCAAATAATTCTGTCATGGCAATATCAACTTCGCGATCGCCAAAATAAGTTGCAGGATCAAATATCACGGGTTCTCCTGAGTTAGTACACCCGGCATTTCCGCCCCATAAATCGCCATGTACTAAAGAAGGTTGCACCTGATGCGCCAATAGTTCAGGGATTGCTGCTAGTAGTTTTTCTGAAGAGGGGAAATTTCCTCCCTTTCGCTTTGCCAACTGAAATTGATAACCCAGGCGATGTTTAATATAAAATTCTGTCCAGTCTGCTGTCCAAGTATTGATTTGGGGCGTGGAACCAATGGTATTGTTAATTTTCCAACCAAAACCTTGGCTACTGCTAGCTTTATGCATCGCCGCCAACTTGCGCCCCATCTCTTCCCACGAATTGCTGTTACCGTTACCAAGTTCTAAGCATTCCATCACGATGTAGCTAGAATTCTCAGCTACACCCCAGCAAATAGGATTTGGTACGCGAATACTTGCTGTGGCTAGCATTTCCTTTAAACCCATTGCCTCAGCCTCAAACATCGCAGCTTGGGATGGAAGGTTTTGCTTGACGAAGTAGGTTATCTCACCATTGGAGATAGCATAACCTTGGTTGATGCATCCGCCACCAACCGATCGCCGTTGCTGATTCTGAAATTTTTCACCAGTCACCTGGCTAATATGGGTGTCGATTTGAGTCCACATGATTCAATTGGGGAGTGGGGATGAGGGAGCAGGGGGAGCAGGGGGAGCAGGGGGAGCAGGGGAAGAAGAATTATTGATTAATTACCAATGCCCAATGCCCAATGCCCAATGCCCCATTTTTAATTTACGGCTTGACGACAACCACACCATAAGCATCTGGGGAAAGATACTCTTTGGCTGCTTGCATTAAGTCAGTTGCATTTTGGCTCTGAATATGATCTGGGTAATTGAAGGCGGGTTCTAAATCTCCCACCAAAGACTGATAATAACCATACAACCCAGTGCGATCGCTTGGTGTTTCATTGCTAAAAATAAATCTGTTCGCTACTCGCCGCCGCACACGAGCAATTTCTGATTCTGTGACTAATTCGGTTTGGACTGTGCGAATATGTTGAGCGATCGCATCTTCTACTTCTGCTAAATTTTCCACTGCACATTTAGCTGAAATATAAAATGTCCCTTGCAGCTGATTGCTCATGTTGCTCACAGAAATTGAAGAAACTAATCCCCGTTCTTCTCGTAAATCCCTCACCAGTCTTGATGTCCGTCCATGTCCCAAAATTCCTGCTAAAACATCCAGTCCATAGGTACCATCTAACTGAACGATTCCTGGAACCCGCCAAACCATCACTAGCCTTGCTTGCTGGAGACTTTCATCTACGAATTCTCGACGGACAATTTCTGTAAATGGTGATTCAGTGGGCAGAGACGTGATTAATGGCGTCTGTACTGGGGAGTGGATAGAGACGCGATTAATCGCGTCTGTAAATCCTTCAGCAACGATTGCAATTAATTCTTCCACAGGCAAATTGCCCACAGCTACAGCAGTAATTGACTGGGGTTGATACCAACTAGCATGGAAATCCCGCATCTGTTGGGCTTTCAGTTCAGCAATCACCGATTCAGGCCCCAATACTGGACGGCGATAAGGTAGCTTATCAAAGGCTGTCTCCATCGCCCGCCGAAATGTCCGCCGTTGAGGATTATCCTCTGAGCGCCTAATTTCTTCTAAAACTACTAATCGCTCCCGTTCAAAAGCATCATCAGGAATACTCGCATTTGATACTACATCTATTTGTAGTGGAGCAAGCTCGGCAAAATCTTTGGGGGCAGTGGTTATATAGTAATGAGTATAATCTTGGCTAGTAGCGGCATTGGTAACAGCACCCCGCTCTTCAATTCGACGTTCAAACTCGCCGCTAGTCAGTCGTTCTGTTCCCTTAAAAATCATGTGCTCTAAAAAGTGAGCCATGCCGTTAATGGCATCAGATTCTACGGCTGAACCAACTTTAATCCATAAGTTGAGGTTTACAGCTTCAACTGGCATCTGCTCCGCTATGATTGTCAAACCATTGGGCAACTGATGCAGGGTTGGGGTATTAAGACGAGGAAGTTTCCGCAGGGTTGAAGTCATTGCTACTTGTGTGAGGAGCTACGTTACCTCTTTATCTTATCCGTGACTGAAAAATCATATAAAAAGACCACTAAGAGGTTTTACCACGCAAAACCTGTCCCTCTCCGAGTTGGAGAGGGACAAACTTGAACTTTAATTCAAGACAAGGAGAGGTTCGTCGATCTAACGAGAGTAAGGGTGATTGAAGGTTTCCCAAGCTGCAATAGCCGCTTTTTGCAGCCGAAAGCTGAAGTCTACTAAGTCTTTCATCATTAAGTGCCAGTTTGTCTCAGCTTCGTCTTGAATTATCGCCCAAGAGTCTTCTAAGCGATCGCGTTCCTTCACTTTCCTGCCTTCAATCAATTCTCGTGCTTGTCGCACAGCTTTTAAATAAGTTTCACGGGTGAGAGTACCTGCTGACTCCGCTTGGCTGCGTCTTTCTAGTGCCTCAATCAGCGCTTTAGTTTCGCGCTTGACTTCATCACTCTCGCCAGCCATTTCAGTTTCTACTAATTTATCTGTTTCAGGCTTAATTTCTACAATTACTATGGATTCAGTAGATTCAATTACTGGCGTTCCAAAGGATTCGATGTTGTTATAAGTCATAGTTTAAACATCCTTAAATTGCAAAGCTTACCCTCGGATGAAAACTGCACCCTGTACTGGTAGTCATAAGTCATTGTCAATTCACAAAAGACTAATGACTAATGACTAAACAGTTGTTGGCAATTGTTGCTCTAGTTTCAGTAATGCTGCAACTCGCTCCTCTGTAGCAGGGTGACTAGAGAACAAGTTACCCATAAACTGTCCAGAGATAGAATTGATAATTAATAACGGCTCATAAGCTGGATTGGCATTTAAAGGCATCTGCCTTGCCGAGGCTTCTAAACGTTGTAGTGCCCTAGCTAAGGCGCGGGGATTACCAGTTAATCTAGCTGAACCTGCATCAGCAGAGAATTCTCGTGTGCGCGAAATTGCTAGCTGAATAATCGTTGCAGCCAATGGCGCAAGCATTACTGTTAATAAAACTCCCAAAGGATTTGCACCTCTGTTGTCGTCTCGTGAACCACCGCCAAACCATAAGCTGTAACTAACCATTTGCGCTAGGAATGAGATAGCACCAGCAACAGTAGCAGCAACAGCTTGTGTAAGGGTGTCACGATTAATAATGTGGGTGAGTTCGTGGGCGATAACGCCTTCGAGTTCGTCCTCTGGCAATATCTTCAAAATGCCTTCAGTGACAGCAACAGCAGCGTGTTCTGGATCGCGCCCTGTAGCGAAGGCGTTTGCACCTTGACTTGGGACAATGTAAACTTTGGGCATGGAGATGTTAGCGCGATCGCTTAATCTCTGCACCATCCGATAAAGTCCTGGTGCTTCGCTTTGACTCACAGGCTGGGCTTGGTATACTGCCAGGGCAATTTTATCTGATTGATACCAGGAAAACAGGTTTGTTACTGCTGCTAAACCTATCCCTATTATCAAGCCGCTAGTACCGCCAATTACCCAGTAACTAATTGCGATTAAAAGACCGCTTAACGCAGCTAGCAAAACAGCCGTTTTCAATTGATTTGTCATATTTTCGCTCTCCTGCTAATGCTGTATTCTTTTTCTAAGAGACAGCATTAATTAAGCTACACTTTGATTGTATCCAGGCAAACTTAGATATATGGTACAGAAAACCTATCAGACAAGTACGGTTTTCCCACTTAAGTTTTATAAATACTAGGACTTACGCACTGTAGAAATGCATCGTAATGTGCATTACCTAAAATAGGAAGTTTTCAGGCTTTTCTTAATTATCGTGCGATGCCTACGGCGGTAAACTACGTAAATAGACGATGCTGTAGGGGCACAGCAATGCTGTGCCCTTACGAAAGATATGGTTTTTAACCTTAATCCATATTTGGTATTTCTTGTCAATGCGTAAGTCCTAAATACTAATTATAGTTGTTTTGGATACTTGCTCTATTAGGAATAAAATTAATATTTATAGATCCTATAAACGCATCTATCTATAGAAGTAAATTGTTTGTGGATGTTATTAATAGATAATTGCGAAAGTGCGTAGTTTACCGTCGTAGGTATCACATAGTTAGAGTAGCCATGTATGCGCGATCGCTATTGTATAAAGTAAAGTAGCCACTCAATCAAAAGGAGAGGAGAAAATGAGCGATGCCTAGTTGCTCATTTACTAAATCATTCCTTCCAATTCTTCCAAAGCTTGAAAACTTCCTACTTGCCAACTACGTTCCACGGCAGCAGGGATAATCTGAGTAATAGCTATATCCTCAAAATTAGGACTGGTATTAGATTTTATGTATTTCCCATCTCTCAACAAATAAATAGAAAGGTTTCCACTGTCGTAAACCCATAATTCTGGGACTCCAATGGCTTCATAAGCATCAAGAGTAGTTTTTGATGTGACATCCGTCTCAATCGCTAAATCTGGCGGCGGATCATCAGCTTGCAAGCGGCGATGACCAATCATTTGTTGATAATTCTGAATATAAAAGCAAGCATCAGGTTCAACTCCTGCTAAACCTTGCCGTTTAAAGGTAGTAGAACCAAAAGGTTGGTATCTAATATCTTTAGCCTTCAGCAATATTTTGACAATATCAGAAATTAAATCTTTGGGTATTTCATGTTCTGGTAAAGGAGCCATAATTTCTAAAGTACCCTGGCTGTAGGCAATTCGTGTAGTTCTTTTTTCTCCCAATTCTTGTAAAATAGATTCAAATTCTTCCCAGCTAACATCTGGAATTGTCACTGTGCTACCAGGTGCTAACTGCATCTGGCTAACAGGTTTAAAAACGGGGATAGCAGAAGTCATAACCAGAATACAAGTAAGCTGATTTTTAATAATTATCTGTCAGGTTGCGGTGGATAATATAGCCCACCGTAACCTTTAGATTAATGAATTGAGTTTAACAAAAGCGGCTAAAAGCGATCGCTCTACACCTTAAACTTCTCCGTAATCCGCTTCATCGCCTCTTCGACATTCTCCCGGCTGTTAAACGCCGAAATGCGGAAGTAACCTTCACCCGCAGCACCAAAGCCAGAACCAGGTGTCCCTACAACGTTGACAGTTTGCAGCAACTTATCAAAGAATTCCCAACTGGATAAACCATTAGGCGTTTTCACCCAAACGTAAGGTGCATTCACGCCACCATAAACTGATAATCCGGCGGCTGTGAGTTTCTCGCGGATAATTTTGGCATTTTCTAAATAGAAACTCACCAATGCTTTGATTTGCGCCTGTCCTTCTTGAGAGTAAACCGCTTCGGCTCCCCGTTGGATGATGTAAGAAACACCATTAAACTTGGTAGACTGGCGGCGATTCCACAGTTTCCATAGTTCGACATCGGAACCATCGGCGGCTTTTGCTGTGAGTGTCTTCGGTACAACGGTTAATGCACAACGAGTTCCTGTAAAACCTGCATTCTTAGAAAAAGACCGAAATTCGATCGCAACTTCTCTTGCACCTTCAATTTCATAAATTGAATGCGGAAGCGACGGATCGGTAATATAAGCTTCGTAGGCTGCATCAAAGAAAATAATCGAGTTATTAGCTTTGGCATAGTCTACCCATGCCTTTAAATATTCCTTGGTTGCAGTTGCGCCAGTGGGGTTATTGGGAAAGCAGAGATAAATTAAATCGACTTTCTTTGAGGGAATTTCGGCGGTAAAGTTGTTATCAGCCGTAATTGGTAGATAAACTAAACCCTCAAACTCGCCTTTATCGTTGGCATCTCCCGTATTTCCCACCATAACGTTAG
It includes:
- a CDS encoding Uma2 family endonuclease, with the protein product MNVVTPKRFTITEYHQLIELGFLTEANHIELIRGELIQMTAKGTPHTVCSSILCRQLDRLLGDEVVIRGQDPITVPNQSEPEPDVVIAIGRDEDYLAHHPYPEDILLVIEISDKTIDYDQTIKLSLYAEAGISHYWIVNLPDRQLERHSQPYQNAQNKFSYLSKQISLSNQSVAIPGFEDALLDLNRLFPKDASE
- a CDS encoding ATP-binding protein, producing the protein MAKLKISKKISTALINSLGAGVVPRVGVEYIAVGREKELKSLLQNLDDIAEGVAAFRFIIGNYGSGKSFLLQLIRNHAIELGFVVADADLSPERRLAGSSNEGVATYRELMSHLATKTRPDGGALVSILEGWINKIQQEVVKETEMRPNDDGFDDHVESKIREVVQYIEGLVHGFDFGSVIIAYWRGYRLDDDNLKNAAMRWLRGEFTTKVEAKVALGVRVIIDDDSWYDYIKLFAKFVSEIGYKGLLILVDEAVHLYQISTTVTREKNYNRLLAMFNDTMQCKAEHLGIVVGGTTKFLEDPKRGLFADQAWQRRTKESRFAAQANVQEHLGPVIRLNPLSEAEILTLLQRLAEIHALNFAYEQTLTNRELKEFVQEIINRLGAEALLTPGEIVRDFMSVLNILHQNPGIAFGELIHGSKFKPTAMGRDADEDEDGAVEFSL
- a CDS encoding tellurite resistance TerB C-terminal domain-containing protein; protein product: MQSVMISNRFILGIVAFSVSFGLSLVPNWDFNKAFLTGLITAVTIYAAALFVDKRRRNYEIFILGSIRKRIKEMEGLKARVVREINQIEEHHNLLYAESQQLQNQVTESRNQRDSLHRELRTFAGQKKQLETEINTLQTEINNLQKNQTELNNAFSVLTAEKRRLESNCNVSRSEITHLQSQISELQQEKQEIESNLTLLGRLKPQLEEKLYELRIAIQELEVETTQKNQLLVAVKAERENIQAILNSSQTQLAEHKAELQQLQEQVSLLQEERDSLQNQVWELLQQIETFNPEHLSDNYKEDDNELFPFSEIMETTAIRSTSEAETSENLPEEWTKLLENIPVYELQVLKAIVEQDNPNAAIKKIAEANITMPNLLIDSINERANDTIGELIIDSNSQSPEVYPEYMKDVKKMIAMYEDLMARHPSSN
- a CDS encoding ATP-binding protein, with product MDNQAMPIASTSSYTKVQYLQRQAASLLLYQSVLQGEVGMAFLELLQAIRYTDADARGCLQAYGSYFHALAAKNQNWEDYLITQLLFSDNPFTKLAQVQEFEDLPPALLAAVRHDLQVLQSLYECSSASLSEWIQGVAHMPISPVVWYKEQELVGGETKFATYLQELDNWGDAVEELAAYYRQCGSGLFAEYRALRWQAGQFIGIRYSDPIKLSALVGYESQKDALLKNTEFLLSGEMALHVLLYGSRGSGKSSLVKSLLNEYSDVSGKGKAQGSLRLLEVAKSDLKDLPKIVEHLRGVSQKFIIFVDDLSFEEDDDAFKALKVVLEGNLTARSQNVVVYATSNRRHLIREFFVDRPTPKDNEEIHAWDTMQEKLSFSDRFGLTLTFEPADQKTYLKIVHHLAAQAEINITQEDLEFQALQWATRHNGRSGRTARQFVDFLKADLTLFHANNKTSNT
- a CDS encoding TMEM14 family protein codes for the protein MNLSIIAAFAYGILAIVGGIIGYIQARSKVSLLSGSISGLLLILAALFQLQGQTWGSILAVIVTAVLVVVFTLRLVKTRKFIPAGLMTILGMLALGVMVSQMVALR
- a CDS encoding fructosamine kinase family protein, translated to MWTQIDTHISQVTGEKFQNQQRRSVGGGCINQGYAISNGEITYFVKQNLPSQAAMFEAEAMGLKEMLATASIRVPNPICWGVAENSSYIVMECLELGNGNSNSWEEMGRKLAAMHKASSSQGFGWKINNTIGSTPQINTWTADWTEFYIKHRLGYQFQLAKRKGGNFPSSEKLLAAIPELLAHQVQPSLVHGDLWGGNAGCTNSGEPVIFDPATYFGDREVDIAMTELFGGFPAAFYKGYNEVFPLDAGYEQRKTLYNLYHILNHFNLFGGGYASQANRMIDQILR
- a CDS encoding M16 family metallopeptidase, whose amino-acid sequence is MTSTLRKLPRLNTPTLHQLPNGLTIIAEQMPVEAVNLNLWIKVGSAVESDAINGMAHFLEHMIFKGTERLTSGEFERRIEERGAVTNAATSQDYTHYYITTAPKDFAELAPLQIDVVSNASIPDDAFERERLVVLEEIRRSEDNPQRRTFRRAMETAFDKLPYRRPVLGPESVIAELKAQQMRDFHASWYQPQSITAVAVGNLPVEELIAIVAEGFTDAINRVSIHSPVQTPLITSLPTESPFTEIVRREFVDESLQQARLVMVWRVPGIVQLDGTYGLDVLAGILGHGRTSRLVRDLREERGLVSSISVSNMSNQLQGTFYISAKCAVENLAEVEDAIAQHIRTVQTELVTESEIARVRRRVANRFIFSNETPSDRTGLYGYYQSLVGDLEPAFNYPDHIQSQNATDLMQAAKEYLSPDAYGVVVVKP
- a CDS encoding zinc metalloprotease HtpX — protein: MTNQLKTAVLLAALSGLLIAISYWVIGGTSGLIIGIGLAAVTNLFSWYQSDKIALAVYQAQPVSQSEAPGLYRMVQRLSDRANISMPKVYIVPSQGANAFATGRDPEHAAVAVTEGILKILPEDELEGVIAHELTHIINRDTLTQAVAATVAGAISFLAQMVSYSLWFGGGSRDDNRGANPLGVLLTVMLAPLAATIIQLAISRTREFSADAGSARLTGNPRALARALQRLEASARQMPLNANPAYEPLLIINSISGQFMGNLFSSHPATEERVAALLKLEQQLPTTV
- a CDS encoding Uma2 family endonuclease, with the protein product MTSAIPVFKPVSQMQLAPGSTVTIPDVSWEEFESILQELGEKRTTRIAYSQGTLEIMAPLPEHEIPKDLISDIVKILLKAKDIRYQPFGSTTFKRQGLAGVEPDACFYIQNYQQMIGHRRLQADDPPPDLAIETDVTSKTTLDAYEAIGVPELWVYDSGNLSIYLLRDGKYIKSNTSPNFEDIAITQIIPAAVERSWQVGSFQALEELEGMI
- a CDS encoding LL-diaminopimelate aminotransferase, with protein sequence MATINNNYLKLKAGYLFPEIARRVNAFAEANPDAKIIRLGIGDVTEPLPEACRTAMIKAVEEMGDRNTFKGYGPEQGYAWLREKIATQDFQARGADIDASEIFISDGSKCDTGNILEIFGHDNTIAVTDPVYPVYVDTNVMVGNTGDANDKGEFEGLVYLPITADNNFTAEIPSKKVDLIYLCFPNNPTGATATKEYLKAWVDYAKANNSIIFFDAAYEAYITDPSLPHSIYEIEGAREVAIEFRSFSKNAGFTGTRCALTVVPKTLTAKAADGSDVELWKLWNRRQSTKFNGVSYIIQRGAEAVYSQEGQAQIKALVSFYLENAKIIREKLTAAGLSVYGGVNAPYVWVKTPNGLSSWEFFDKLLQTVNVVGTPGSGFGAAGEGYFRISAFNSRENVEEAMKRITEKFKV